A stretch of DNA from Triticum dicoccoides isolate Atlit2015 ecotype Zavitan chromosome 2A, WEW_v2.0, whole genome shotgun sequence:
NNNNNNNNNNNNNNNNNNNNNNNNNNNNNNNNNNNNNNNNNNNNNNNNNNNNNNNNNNNNNNNNNNNNNNNNNNNNNNNNNNNNNNNNNNNNNNNNNNNNNNNNNNNNNNNNNNNNNNNNNNNNNNNNNNNNNNNNNNNNNNNNNNNNNNNNNNNNNNATGTATGCTGACAACGACCCAAGCTCTTGATGATATTGCCTGCCTGCGTGCCGCTCTGATCGGCCGGAAGTGAAAAAATGTTGCACCCTTTCCATATGCCTGGGCAGCTCCTCAGCATCCTCTGAAGCATTGTTCTTGAGGATCCAGGAATGGAGTCGTTCTGGGGGAGGGGGCAGCGAAGAAAGGGTGGGGATGCCTTCTCGGTTACCCAAGGGAACATCGGCCATGTAAAATCACTCCTCTTGGCAGTTTTTTACGGTCTTGATGAACTTGCCTTCCGGCCATATCGAGCACGGTATATGCTTATCATGGCAGCACCGCATTCCGTGGGCTGGGCGCTATTCGTCTGCATCTTAACTCAGAAAAGCTTTAGCCAGAGCCCAAAGTGAGACCCAATAATCTCTCTTAAGACCCTGTTCGGATCCACTCCGCTCTTCAAGTGAGCTCCCGGAGCGGACGGAGCGGAGGGAGCAGCGCCGAACTCTACGGGCTCTGCGGAGTTAAAAGAGCGGAGTGGAACAGCCTTCAGTTCATTTTTCAAGAGTGGCTGAAACTGAACTCCACGAACTCTGTGGAGTCAGGAATACTGGAGCGGATTTGGTAGAGTGCAGAGATTCCAAACAGGCTCTAAGAATACCCAAAAAAAATGAGCATAAGAATATCAAAATTGGGAGTAAAATGGAATGTATTTATTATTTAATGGTGTCAAAGAAAACCTGGCATCCAATAGGTTTACAGAAGAAGATTGTCTTTTAAACGTGACCTAATTAAACGAATAACAATCTACTTCTAGACAAAAGCTTTAAGAAGGGATCATTATACTTTGTGTCAATGTTGACGTGTTCACCTTTAGCAAATGCACAATGTTTGCATGCTGACGTTGACTGATTAGTCGGAAAGGAAAGATCGTGGGTTTTCACCCTAAATATACACAAACTTATCATATCCATCACTGTTAGCAGCCTTTATACCGACTGATAATGTATCGCTAGTCGGATCGTGGTGCTGAAAAAGATCACATCATCACAACACTTGGTTTCACTCTGTTTTTCCTTGTGATAATGAAAAGATACGTAAGCTTTGGGTATTCGCGAAAGCAACCATACTTCACTTTTCCATCATAGACGATCCATATATGTACACAGCTGCAATCAGATCGATGAGGCGTCGTGCACGTACGTAGCAGCGGCCAGGCGTACGGTTAGGAGAATATCGATCCGACGAGGATTCGGTGCCACCTCCGCTCGATCGGGGGCCGTCGTCGGATCACAATCACTCCTGCTTGCCGCGAAGGCTGCGCTGCCTGGTGTGCACCATCCAGCAGACGATGGAGACCATGACGGAGGCGGATACGAGGATGAGGCCGTGGTAGACGGTCTTGCTGAAATACCGGAGGCCGGGGCAGTTGTTGACGCTGATGGAGGTGAAGGTCTCCCGGACGAAGGTGCAGTCCTGGAGGTTCATCAGGAACGGCCCGTACTCGTACAGCCCCATGCTGATGCTCGCCGCCGCCGTCATCTGGTTGTAGGCCGCCGGCGTGACCCGCCCCACCGTCGTGCACACCTCCTTCCCGACGGGGCCCTTGGCCTGGCACTGGAACCGCTTCCACTCCCCCGGCGCCGTCTTGAAGTCGACCTCGCCGGAGGCGCACTCCCGGGGGCTCATGTCCGGCTTGACGGGGTTGCAGAGCACCGGCATCTTGGGCCCCGACTGGTTGAAGTAGAGCGGCTGCAGCCCCGGCGGGAAGTCCCGATTGGAGATGTTGACGATGACGTTGTTGACGAGCGCCACCAGCTGCGCCGTCACCTCCTCGCTCCGGTGCATGGACTCGTTCGCCGTCCCCACGTCCACGCAGGGGAGGATGTCGTCCAGCGCCGTGTGGTCCTGTGGGTGCGTCACCCACTCGTCCATGGCGACGCACGTGTCCCCCACCACGCTGCACGTACACATGCATGTCTCCGTCGGTGAGTGCCTGAACCTCAACACGTCCAGAAACTTTGGTTTGCTTACTTGTGCAGGAGGACGAAGCCGCCGGCCATCATGAGGGTGAAGGTGACGAGTACCCATCCGGCGATCACCAGCCTGCACCGCATGCAGATACGATCATATCACATCATTCACACCGGAGTTTGGTGGAGAAAACACGCAGCTAGCATGGACAGAGTTTGATTGAACGGAACTGCACTTACAGGGAGACAAAACACTGCAGCCCCAACACGGAGAATACTGCAAATTTggcgtcaagaacagcaagtaattcAGTATGTGTAGCAAGTAAACCACAACAAGATGGTATGTTGATGCTTACTGAGTCCCAGTATGGCAAGGACAAGCATGATACTTCCAACATCCATCAGGGCTACCTGCCTACAAGAAccgaaagaaaaaaaattcagtttcggGCGGCTAGACGTACGCGCGGGGGACGAAATTCAGAAGAGAAATGCAATGCATGCTCACATCAGGTCTACCACGTTCTTGATCTTGTCGGAGTTGAGCACGATGCGGGCCGAGAACTCGTTGGCGGAGGAGTTGAGCTTCTCCTCGACGACGTCGATCTTGCGCTGGACCTCGACAGGGAGGAAGATCTGGTCCACCCCGATGTTCTTGGCGGCGGCCAGGCTCCCCGCGAAGTTCCTCAGGTTGTCCACCGTCAGGTTGCCCTGCCCCACCACGTAGTCCACCGTGTCGATCGTGCTGGTGTGGAACGCCATCTGCCCGATGTTCAGCAGCAGACACCCCACGCTGAAATCAAACAATCACCAGACAGATGATTAGTTGATTACACGGCGATCATTAGCATTCGATCACAGGGATATATACTGAACCGGTGACCGGACGGACGGATTACATGGTGGCGATGGTGAGgatgacgaggaggacgagggaggcgttGAAGGAGGCGGGCGAATAGTCGTCGCTCCGGTCCCggcagaagcagcagcagcaccagCAGCAGGAGATGACGAGCATGACGACCCCGAAGCCGACGAACCAGACGAGGGCGAGAAAGAAGAGCGGGACGCCGGTGTAGCCCACGGACTGCAGGCGCGCGTGGAAATGCAACACAACACGCACGATGAGAAGCGCCACATGGACGAAATGCGGAAATGTGGGGTGGTTTTCCGTGCGTACAGCCCAGTAATGCATCTCGCTGATGTTCCACCCGCCGCCGTACACTGTGTTGTTCGCGCTGGGGTCGTTCCGGCGGGTCCTCTTCGCCGCCAGCACGAGCGAGTTGTTCGCCGGCGACGGTGGTGTCTCCTCCGCCGATCTCCTCCATGGCGATGAGCCCACCGGCACCAGTGCATTTTCTGCAGTGACAATTGGCTCAAGGTGAATCTCGCGACCTGCACAAACCAAACCAAATCGAATTAATTAGAAGAACACAGATTGATCAATTAAGCTTGACGAATTGGCAGCCGTGCACACGCGAGGCCGAACAATTAGGGCATGCATGCAGAGACGATATATTGGCGACGCACGCCCTCGCCGAGCAAAGCAAGAGGGAGATGAACAGCGGGGCAAACCTGGCAAGGCGCGCCTCCCTTCCAAACTAGCATCCGAAGCCGAGGTATTGGCGACGAGGATCAAGAGCAGAGCGACGGAGGCGACGCCGACCGACGTCGCGGCGGCGGCCAACGCCATGCCCTTCCGGGCGGTGACAACGCGTACAGGCGTTTTATCCCGGTCGATCAGCTCGGACGCGGATCCGATTCGACGGGGCGGAACCTTGACGGGGCGGAGACCGGGCGGTCGAGCGAGCTCCGTGGCGAGCCTTTGCTTGCTAGCTCCCTCAGATTTGACCAGAAGAAGTCACATCGTGCCGGCCATCCGCGATAATCGTCCTTCTCGATCCCCCCCTTTGCCCCTCTTTCTCTATCTGCTGCGCCACGTTGTTGGGGAGCTGGGTAATGGCGGAAGGGCGGAGGCGGAGGCTCCTGACCTGCTGTTTGCGCCCGCCAAAACCGCCATGGCGCCAGAAATAGCAACACGACTTGGATCATGTGCGCTATGCAATGCATGGCCGCCTCGCTGGCCAGCGCATATGGCAACGGCAACATGGAAACACATCTGTTTTCTAAGTTTTTGTAGGGGAAATCTGTTTTTTTTTAAGTTCTTTTTTACAAAGAAATATATTTAAACTTCTTAGTAACAGTTTTGCGAAATCagcgtcaattaatttggatcggagggagtaaattttttaattcatgaacatttccaaatccATGATTGTTTTTCGAATTCATGATCATTTTAAAATTAACTATTTTTTAAAAATCCACGCCAAAATTTCCAAACTCATGAAGACTTTTAAAATTTAGCAAACATTTATTGAATTGttgaaattttttgaaactaaCAAACAATTTTTAAATCCATGATCATTTCTTCAAATTGGTAAGTACTACTTGAATTATTAAACACTTTTCAGACTTTGTGCGgcttttttttaaaattttggggGTTTTTATGCTgcgggaaaaaggaaaagaaatgggAAGAAAAAACCACAGATCGTACCAACGCTAAGCTACAAGGCCTAGCAAAGGTAATGGGCTGGCCCACCCTAGGCCCGCAATGTTAGCGATCGATCGATCGCTAACAAGTGTGGATGGAGAAAATATGTCCGCTACAGGGAAGAAGGTCTTGATCAAATCACTTGCACAAGCCATCCCAGTATTCATTATGTCATGTTTTAAAAGACCAAGAGGTCTGTGTGAACACCTGACTTCAATGATTAAGGCATTTTGGTGggtagtaagagcatctccagccgttggccccccaggaggcgctaaaaatcgccccctggagTCGCATCGGCGAAAACCACGTgttgggggcgtgatgccccccccCCCACAGTCGCGGCGCCCACGATTTATTTGAAAACCACAAAGTAGACACAAATTTATCAAAACTTCGGCGAGTTCatacatatttaaaatattttacaaaaaaaaatgCTACTCGCAGCGGCcgcccgccgccctcgccgcccgccgcccttgaagctctacatgccgaggagcctgtagaattgcgtgtagtcgccgccgccgccgtcgtcgccgccatccctgCCGCACCCCTCCCCAGGTTGGCGCggtgggttggacggtccggggacgTCCTTGTCCTCGTCGCTGTCGAGTATCACCACAccatgctcgtcctcgcgcccacgcttgcgggcggctgTCTCCTCCAGGgctcggcgctgccggaccatctcgtcgcggaggtagtcgtcccgcgcccactttatggcctcctcgtcgaagaAGCCGCGCCGGACTATGGCCTCGTAATCCGCGGGGAGTCCAGGCTCCGCCTTCGGCCTGACGAGGACGAGGCGGCCAGAGGTGGGAGAGGAGTcggcgatgcggacgccggagctgcgggtgcggtggctgaccggcgtgtcctggggctccagcttaacggggcggaggcagggagagccggtcGAGCGGccgaacgaggaggaggacgcccccaGGTCCATGCGCCTCAGCGTCCACGAGCTCCCACGCCGGCGGGAGAAGGATGGTGGGCGGGGTACTC
This window harbors:
- the LOC119352221 gene encoding uncharacterized protein LOC119352221 encodes the protein MALAAAATSVGVASVALLLILVANTSASDASLEGRRALPGREIHLEPIVTAENALVPVGSSPWRRSAEETPPSPANNSLVLAAKRTRRNDPSANNTVYGGGWNISEMHYWASVGYTGVPLFFLALVWFVGFGVVMLVISCCWCCCCFCRDRSDDYSPASFNASLVLLVILTIATIVGCLLLNIGQMAFHTSTIDTVDYVVGQGNLTVDNLRNFAGSLAAAKNIGVDQIFLPVEVQRKIDVVEEKLNSSANEFSARIVLNSDKIKNVVDLMQVALMDVGSIMLVLAILGLIFSVLGLQCFVSLLVIAGWVLVTFTLMMAGGFVLLHNVVGDTCVAMDEWVTHPQDHTALDDILPCVDVGTANESMHRSEEVTAQLVALVNNVIVNISNRDFPPGLQPLYFNQSGPKMPVLCNPVKPDMSPRECASGEVDFKTAPGEWKRFQCQAKGPVGKEVCTTVGRVTPAAYNQMTAAASISMGLYEYGPFLMNLQDCTFVRETFTSISVNNCPGLRYFSKTVYHGLILVSASVMVSIVCWMVHTRQRSLRGKQE